Below is a window of Microbacterium saperdae DNA.
TGCTCACGCGCCTCGACATCCGCCTGAACCCCCGCCAGCTGGTCGGGGAGCTCACGGTCGCCGAGCAGCAGATGGTCGAGATCGCCAAGGCGCTGTCGTTCAACGCCAAGGTCCTGATCATGGACGAGCCGACATCCGCCCTCACCGACTCCGAGGTCGAGACGCTCTTCGTCCTGATCGAGCAGCTCAAGGCGCGGGGCACGGGCATCGTCTACATCTCGCACCGCATGGACGAGCTGCGTCGTCTCGCCGACCGCGTGACCGTGCTCCGCGACGGCACATACATCGGATCACTCGACAAGTCCGAGGTCAGCATCCCCAAGATCATCGAGATGATGGTCGGACGCCCGATCGACGAGGGAACCCGTCCGCAGGCGCGCGAGCACATCAACGACCCGATCGTGCTGAAGGTCGAAGGGCTCTCCACCAAGGCGCTGCTCAAGGACGTCTCCTTCGAGCTGCACAAGGGCGAGATCCTCGGCTTCGCCGGGCTCATGGGCGCCGGCCGCACCGAGACCGCCCGCGCGGTCATCGGCGCCGATCCCCGCGATGGCGGCACGGTCACGATCGGCGGACGTGCCACCAAGATCAGCCAGCCCGCGGATGCCGTCAAGCACGGCGTCGGCTACCTCTCCGAGGACCGCAAGCTCCTCGGCCTCATGCTCGAGCAGGACGTGACCTTCAACACGGTGCTCGCCTCGCTCGGCTCCTACGCCAACGCCATCGGCTGGATGGGCGACGGCAAGGCCAAGAACCGCACCAAGGAGTACGTCCAGCAGCTGCGGGTCAAGACGCCCTCGGTCAACCAGGTCGTCAAGCTGCTGTCCGGCGGCAACCAGCAGAAGGTCGTCATCGCCCGCTGGCTGATGCGCGACTGCGACGTCCTCATCTTCGACGAGCCGACCCGAGGGATCGACGTCGGCGCGAAGGAAGAGATCTACCGCCTCATGCAGCTGCTCGCCGAGCAGGGCAAATCCATCATCGTCATCTCGTCGGAGCTGCCGGAGATCCTTCGGGTGGCGAACCGCATCGCGGTCTTCGCCAACGGTCGGATCACCGGGACCCTTCGCAACGAGGAAGCAAGCCAGGAGAAGATCATGCAACTCGCAGCCCACGGGGAGGAAGACTGATGAGCGCTCCACAGCAGCCCGGATCGTCGACGACGACGATCATCCAGACGGCGGTCTCGGAGAACACCGACAAGCGCGACATCGTCGGGTTCCTCAAGAAGCAGGCGCAGCAGTCGCTCGCCTTCGGCACGCTCGTCGTGCTGGTGGTCTTCTTCGCGATCGCCAGCCCCAGCTTCTTCACGGTCAGCAACATCACCACCGTGCTGCTCTCGACCGCGGTGATCGCGATCCTCGCGCTCGGCACGACGTTCGTGATCATCACCGGTGGCATCGACCTCTCGCTCGGCACCGGAATGGCGCTGGCCGCCGTGATGACCGGTGTCTTCGTCACCAAGATGGGGCTGCCCGTGTGGGTCGGCGTCATCGGCGGCATCGCGACCGGTGTGCTGATGGGCCTGATCAACGGCGTCAACATCACCTTCCTCCGGCTTCCTCCGTTCATCGCGACACTCGCGATGATGATGATCGCCGGTGGTCTCGCCCTCGTGATCTCGGGCGTCGCGCCGATCTACTTCGCGGCCGACAACGGATTCCAGCAGGCCTTCGCGATCGGCACGCTGATCCCCGGCCTCCCCAACGCGGTGCTCATCACCGGCATCCTGGCGGTCATCGCCTGGCTCGTGCTGTCGAAGACACTGCTCGGCCGCTACACGTTCGCGATCGGCTCCAACGAAGAGGCGACGCGCCTCTCCGGTGTGAACACGCGCCGCTGGACGATCCTCGTCTACATGTTCGCGGGTGCCTTCACCGGCATCGCGGGCGTGGTGATCGCCGCCCGCCTCGGCTCCGCGCAGCCGCAGATCGGAACCGGCTACGAGCTGCAGGCGATCGCGGCCGTCATCATCGGCGGCACCTCGCTGCTCGGTGGGCGCGGATCCATCCTCGGCACCGTGATCGGCGCACTCATCATGAGCGTGCTCGTCAACGGTCTGCGCATCATGTCGATCCAGTCGGAATGGCAGAACATCGTGGTCGGCGTCGTGGTGCTGATCGCCGTGTTCTTCGACTCGCTGCGCAACCGCACCCGTACCTGACCCCTGAACCACGGAGAGTGGCACCCGTGCCCGCCATTCCCCGATCGGCACCAGCCGAACCCGCGGAGCGATCCGCACGGCACACAGCACCAGGAATGTCCACACCGTCGACGCAGTCGGCACTCACAAACAACGGAGTTTCCATGAAGTTCGGCAAGAAGACCGCATTCGCGGCACTCGTCGCCTCGGCGGCACTCGTCATGGCCGGATGCGCGGGCGACACGGGCGGCGGCGACGCCGGCAGTGGCGACGGCGGCAGCGGCGACAAGATGTACATCGCACTCGTCTCGAAGGGCTTCCAGCACCAGTTCTGGCAGGCCGTCAAGAAGGGCGCCGAGGAGCGCGCCGCCGAGCTCGGCGTCGACATCACCTTCGAAGGCCCCGCAGCCGAGACCGAGATCGACGCGCAGCTGCAGATGCTGCAGACCGCGATCGACAAGGGACCGGATGCCATCGCCTACGCCGCCCTCGACCCCGAGGCGTGCGTCACCCCGCTGCAGCAGGCCAAGGACAAGGACATCCCCGTGGTGTACTTCGACGCACCGTGCGACGGTGACGTGGGCCTGAGCCTGTCCGCCACCGACAGCAAGGTCGCCGGTGCGCTGGCAGCAGAGCACATGGCCGACCTGATCGGCGGCAAGGGCGAGGTCGGCATCGTCGGCCACTCGCAGATCAACTCGACCGGTGTCGAGCGTCGTGACGGCTTCGTCGAGAAGATCGAGGCCGACTACCCCGACATCAAGATCGTCGACATCCAGTACGGCGACGGCGACCACCTGAAGTCGGCTGACATCGCGAAGGCCATGATCGCGGCTCACCCCGACCTCAAGGGCATCTACGGCACCAACGAAGGCTCCGCCATCGGCGTCGTGAACGCGGTCAACGAGCTCGGCCTCGAGAAGGGCAAGCTCACGATCGTCGGATTCGACTCCGGCGCAGCGCAGATCAACGCGATCAAGGACGGCACGATGGCCGGCGCCATCACGCAGGACCCGATCGGCATCGGCGCACAGGTCGTGCAGGCGGCGTACGACGCCGCCAACGGCAAGGATGTCGAGGAGTTCTACGACACCGGTTCGTACTGGTACGACAAGACCAACATCGAGGACCCGAAGATCGCTGCAGTTCTCTACGAGTGATCTGAGTCCAGGAAGAAGCCCCTCGCCTTCGGGTGAGGGGCTTCTTCTGTGTGCGGGTGGGTGGTGGGGCTTGGGATGTTGTGGGCACCTCGTGTCGGAATGGGGGTGTGGTGGCGACGTGAGGTGTCAACTTCTGGGGAGGGGGGGCTCAGAGGCGGCGGAGGAAGGTGAGCTGCGACGAGGGCTCGACGATCAGCTCCTGCAGCGCGGCGTTGAAGGGCACCCCGGCGGGAGACGCCAGGTGCGCCTGGAACGCCTCGTCGTCGCGGTAGACCTCGTAGACGAAGAAGCGGTCGGAGTCGTCGACCAGGCGGGTGGCGTCGAAGACGACGTTGCCGTCCTCGGCTCGCACACCTTCGGCGAAGTCGCGCAGCAGCGCGGCCACACGGTCTCCTTCCCCCGGGCGGGCGGTGAACGTCGCGTGCAGGATGGTCGGCTCGGACATGAGGCTCCTCGGGAGGGGATCGGGATGCAAGGTCAGGACAGCGTCAGCAGGCGTGCGGGATTGGCGATGAGCATGCGCTCGACCGCCGCGTCGCCGACCACGTCGCGCAGCCGGGGGAGGTAGCGCTCGCCGAGGTACGCGAGGCCGGGCATGCCTCCGTAGGCGCTGTACCGCGTGCGGCGCGCGACGTCGCCGCCGAGCACGATCCGGTCTCCGGCGCCCTGTGCGACGGCCGCGGCCGTCAGTGCCAGCAGCTCCGCGTCGGAGCGGGTGCGAGGGCGGGCGAATCCGTCGTAGCCGAGGTAGGCGCCGCGCTCCGCGAGGGAGGCGTGCAGACCGGCGTCCGGGTCGCGGTCGGCGTGCGCGAGCACCACGCGCTCCGCAGCCACCCCCTCGGAGGCGAGCAGGTCGAGCACCTCGTGCGCGGCCGTGCAGAACTCCAGGTGCACCATGATCGCGGCACCGGTCGCGCGATGCGCCGCGGCGAGTGCCTGCAGGGTCGTGCGCTCGAAGTCGCTGATGCGCCAGTAGTCGATGCCGCCCTTGAGGACGCCCGCGCGCACGCCCGCGCCGTCCGGCGTCCGGGCGCGCGGGCCGCTCGCTGCGGCATCCGTC
It encodes the following:
- a CDS encoding sugar ABC transporter ATP-binding protein — its product is MSDPILRVEGISKGFPGVQALKDVHLEVRAGEVLVLVGENGAGKSTLMKILSGIYTKDEGTITFEGQQVELTSPLQAQELGVTIIHQELNLMPDLTVAQNIFVGREPKTGPFLSERKLNTQTAELLTRLDIRLNPRQLVGELTVAEQQMVEIAKALSFNAKVLIMDEPTSALTDSEVETLFVLIEQLKARGTGIVYISHRMDELRRLADRVTVLRDGTYIGSLDKSEVSIPKIIEMMVGRPIDEGTRPQAREHINDPIVLKVEGLSTKALLKDVSFELHKGEILGFAGLMGAGRTETARAVIGADPRDGGTVTIGGRATKISQPADAVKHGVGYLSEDRKLLGLMLEQDVTFNTVLASLGSYANAIGWMGDGKAKNRTKEYVQQLRVKTPSVNQVVKLLSGGNQQKVVIARWLMRDCDVLIFDEPTRGIDVGAKEEIYRLMQLLAEQGKSIIVISSELPEILRVANRIAVFANGRITGTLRNEEASQEKIMQLAAHGEED
- a CDS encoding ABC transporter permease, giving the protein MSAPQQPGSSTTTIIQTAVSENTDKRDIVGFLKKQAQQSLAFGTLVVLVVFFAIASPSFFTVSNITTVLLSTAVIAILALGTTFVIITGGIDLSLGTGMALAAVMTGVFVTKMGLPVWVGVIGGIATGVLMGLINGVNITFLRLPPFIATLAMMMIAGGLALVISGVAPIYFAADNGFQQAFAIGTLIPGLPNAVLITGILAVIAWLVLSKTLLGRYTFAIGSNEEATRLSGVNTRRWTILVYMFAGAFTGIAGVVIAARLGSAQPQIGTGYELQAIAAVIIGGTSLLGGRGSILGTVIGALIMSVLVNGLRIMSIQSEWQNIVVGVVVLIAVFFDSLRNRTRT
- a CDS encoding ABC transporter substrate-binding protein, which produces MKFGKKTAFAALVASAALVMAGCAGDTGGGDAGSGDGGSGDKMYIALVSKGFQHQFWQAVKKGAEERAAELGVDITFEGPAAETEIDAQLQMLQTAIDKGPDAIAYAALDPEACVTPLQQAKDKDIPVVYFDAPCDGDVGLSLSATDSKVAGALAAEHMADLIGGKGEVGIVGHSQINSTGVERRDGFVEKIEADYPDIKIVDIQYGDGDHLKSADIAKAMIAAHPDLKGIYGTNEGSAIGVVNAVNELGLEKGKLTIVGFDSGAAQINAIKDGTMAGAITQDPIGIGAQVVQAAYDAANGKDVEEFYDTGSYWYDKTNIEDPKIAAVLYE
- a CDS encoding putative quinol monooxygenase encodes the protein MSEPTILHATFTARPGEGDRVAALLRDFAEGVRAEDGNVVFDATRLVDDSDRFFVYEVYRDDEAFQAHLASPAGVPFNAALQELIVEPSSQLTFLRRL
- a CDS encoding phosphotriesterase family protein, with protein sequence MIRTVLGDIDPALLGSTNYHEHLFQITPLLPGDELDDEMRSTTEAGLLRDSGFSAMVDATPFGLGRNPEAVARISATTGLHVVATTGRHREAHYDQHHPTRSRDAAQLAQQFVTEITEGMPLTDAAASGPRARTPDGAGVRAGVLKGGIDYWRISDFERTTLQALAAAHRATGAAIMVHLEFCTAAHEVLDLLASEGVAAERVVLAHADRDPDAGLHASLAERGAYLGYDGFARPRTRSDAELLALTAAAVAQGAGDRIVLGGDVARRTRYSAYGGMPGLAYLGERYLPRLRDVVGDAAVERMLIANPARLLTLS